CTTTTTCACCGACTGGAAGGAATCGGTAAATTTCTTGGTGTCCAGGGAGGACATGGAAAAAAGCAGGATGAAAAAGGCCATGAGCAACATGGACAGGTCGGCCAGGGTGGTCAGCCACTCGTTGGGAACCTCGGACTCCGTCTCGTCCTCAAAGCCTTCTATTTCATCCCCGGCGCTCATAGCGACGCTCCCTGGGGGCAATGAAAGACGATAGCTTCTCGTACACGAGCCTGGGGTTGTTGTTTTCCAGGATGCACTTGGCCCCTTCGAAGATGATCTCCAGTTGCAGGGTCTCGTTCAGGGTTCTGGAGCGCAGTTTCCCGGCTACGGGCAAAAAGAACAGGGTGGACAGCAACGCCCCGTAAAACGTGGTGATGATGGCCACGGCCATGGCCGGGCCGATGGATTTGGGGTCGTCGAGCCTGGCCAGCATCTGGATGAGCCCGATCAGCGTGCCGATCATGCCGTAAGACGGGGAAAATCCGGCCAGGGACTTGAACACGCTCTCCCCCACGGCGTGGCGGCGCTTCATGGAACCGATTTCAATGCGCAACGTCTCCCGGATGAGTCCGGCGTCGGCATTGTCGGCAATGAGCTGACAGGCCTTTTTGAGGATGGCGTTTTCGGTCTGGATGTTCTCCAGGGCCAAAAGACCCTCGCGGCGGCTGATCTCGGCGATGCGCACCATCATGTTCACCACCTCGCCGTCTTTGACCTTGCGCGAGGCGAAAATCTTCATGCCCGCTGAAAAGGCCTGAAAGACCTCTTCAAAAGGATAGGTAACGCAGATGGAGGCCAATGTTCCTCCGACGACGATCATCAGACTCGGCACGTCGAAAAACTGTAATAACGAGCCGCCCATGAAGATCGCGCCGAGAACCAGCGTGAGCCCCGTGGACAGACCAAGCAAGGTGGCTATATCCATACCGTAAATCCCGCTCGTTGCCCCGTGCTGCTCCCTGCTTGAAACGGCCGACACATCCCCAGGGTAAAGAACCGTACGGCCATACGAACCCTGCGAACACCCCCCCGGACATCCTGAACGCATGGACAAGGCCCATGCCGACGCCTGCAAAAGCCTCCCCTTTTCCAGACGCCCTATTCATGATAGCCTGGGGTAAACCCTACCCAGCGAGAAATACATGCAAAATCCATCAGATGTAAAGCGCGCGTCGCGCCATGTGGCCAGCCTTCTGCACGCGCCGGAAAAAAACGCCGTCGGGATGATCTTGGGCACCGGCCTGGGAGGGCTGACGGATCGCCTGCAGCACCCCGTCTCCGTTGACTATGGCGATATTCCGGAGTTCCCCCGGGCCACGGTGGAGGGGCATCGGGGCCGCTTGGTGCGTGGCCGTCTGGCCGGGAGGGACGTGTTTTTGCTGAGCGGCCGCTTCCACCTCTACGAGGGCTATTCCCCGGCCATGGTGTGCATGGGCGTGCGCCTGCTTGGCGAGATGGGCATATCCCGGCTCATTGTGAGCAACGCCGCCGGGGGGCTCAATCCCCGGTTCGAGACCGGCTCGCTCATGGCCATCACCGACCATGTCAATCTGACCGGAAAAAGCCCTCTCACCGGGGAAAACCACGCCCCCTGGGGGCCGCGCTTCCCGGACATGTCCCGGGTCTATTCCCCGCGCCTGCTGGATATTGCCCGGCAATGCGCCCTGTCCTCGAGCGTCCGCCTGGAACAGGGGGTCTACGCCGGAGTGACCGGCCCGCAAATGGAAACCCCGGCCGAGACCCGCATGCTGCGCCTGCTCGGGGCCGACGCCGTGGGCATGTCCACGGTGCTCGAGGTCGTGGCCGCCCGGCATATGGGCATGGAGATCCTGGGGCTGTCCTGCATAACCAACGTGAACCTGCCGGACAGTATGGTCGAAACGAGCCTTGCCGACGTGTTGGCGGCGGCGGGAAAGGCCGAAGGACGCCTCAGCGCCCTGGTCACGGCCATCCTGGGCGATCCGGCGTTCTAACCTCGCAATGTTTCCGGCGCCTGAAACCCCACCAGCCCCCGGCGGCCAAGCTCCCGGAAAAACGAGGCCACACTGATCTCGGCCTCGCGTGCGCCCAATCCGTACCGCCCGGCAAAGATCTCGGACACCTGGCGCACGCTGCGCACCCCATCCGCCAAGTCCCAGGTCGCGGCCCCCAGTTCGTCGAGTTCAATGGTCTTGTCCGAGGGCTTGCCGTCCCACACCCCGAATTGCCTGAGCATTCCGGAGAACGCGGGGCGCACGGTCACCGGATAGGTCAGCCGGACCTTCCCGGTCTCCGTGGTTTCCTGGCGCACGGCGGCATTTTTCACCGGGACGAAGGACAAGGCCTCCTCCCGGGACAACCCGCCCTCCCCGGCCGCTCTTTTTTTTCTAAAAAACCCCATATTCTGCGCACACCTTCTCAAATTCCCCGGCATCCGCCGGGACCACCCCGCACCACACCACGGCCGCCAGCTTGTTGGCGGCCTCCTCGCGCCAAACCAGTACCCGGGCCTGCCGCCGCCTGCGAAAAAACCGCAGGATCCCGTCCACGGCCGCGCCAAACGGGCCTTTGGAGGGGGCGGTGGCCGCCAGGGCCGCCTCGCGCAACCGCCACCGCGTCGGCGCAAACGCAAGCTGCACACCGGGAACGCTCAGTTGCCTCCCGGCAAAGTCCGCCACGTCCCCCCCGGCCAAAAGCACGTCCGCCGGGGCGAACCGGGCATAGCCCAGGGTACGGCCCGGGCCGGAAAACTCCAGATCGAACCGGCCGGGCAGAAACGAAAACCGGGTCAGCCCCATCCCTTCCGGCGGCGTCAGCCGGATGCCGTACAGTTCAAAGGACGCCCCCTCCCGGCCATGATCCCTGATCGAGGCCAGAACCTCCCGGGCCACGGCCCCGCCATCCCCTTCCCCGGCCGGAAAAAACCGCACCACCATCAGGGCCCCACAGGTCCGGCACAGGCTGGCCACCCCGCGCGAGACCGGCGTCCCGGCGCAGGAAAATCCCGCATTTTCGCGGCCGGACAAGGCCGCCAGCCAGTCGCCGGGAATGGATTTGTCCGAGACCTCCACGGCCACGGCGCTTTTTTTCAGCATGCGCCGCACCACCTCCACAGGGGCCGCCTTTCCCGCATTCCGGGTGAAGCGGACCTCCATCACCGGGCCGTCCGGCGATTCCAGGCCCAGATAGTCCCGACCCAGGCGGGCAGGCTCCCAGCCCTGCGGGACGCGCAGGCGCAGGCCGTTCCAGGCCAGGGGACGAAACGCCGCCCCGGCCCGATCTGCATGGTCGGATCGGATTTCGGCTCGGGTCATGGAGTGGGGGTATGCAGGGACGCTTCCAGACCGTCGTCGTCCCCGCCCGGCAGCCCCGGATGCTCCCCGGGCCCGCCCGGGGGGGACTGTATGGCCGTGGACGCGGGCCGGGGCGGTTCGGGTTCCTTGGGCAGAATGAAATAAAAATTGTTGCCGTGGGGGGTGGGCTCATAACCTTCGATACCGCCGTGCAGCCTGACCACCTCCCGGATAAAATACAGCCCGTGCCCGGTGCCGTATTCTCCCTTGGCATTGTCGGCCCGGTAACCCTCCTCGAACAGGCGCACGGCCACCTCCTTGTCCATGGGCGGCCCGGAACTGAACACGTTGAGCTTGATGCCGTCGCGGCCGGGGCCGAAGAAATCCCGCATGACCTCCCAGCCATACGACATGAACTTGCGGGTCCGCCCGGCGCCGGGATCAGGCACCTCGCGGGCATATTTCACCACGTTTGAGAAAAGATTGGCATAGACTTGGCTTATAAGGCCCACATCGGCCACAGCCTCGATCTCGGCGTCAGGCACTCCGCCCAAAGAGGTGTCGATCTCGATGCCGCGTTCGAGAAGGCGCGGCCGATACCGCTCCAGTTGGGGATCGATGACCTTGGTTTTGAAGTTGCACATCCGCTTATCCAGGACATAGCGCCCTTCTTCAAAATGACTCCGGCGCAAAAGGGTCTCCAGGAAAAGGCTGGTATGCATGTAGTGGCTGAAAATCTGCTTGTACTGGTCGGCCATTCCATCCCGAATATATCCGATATCCTTGAGAAGCGTCTCCCCGTCTTCCGCCAGGTCGCCAAGGCGGTCTCCGGCCTTGCGTAAAAAACGCTCCAATTTGCGCTCGTAGATGTCCAAAAGATCTATCTTCGAATGAAGCCGCTTATAATAGAGCTTGAAATAAATATTCGGAACAATGACGTTATGCCCGATATCTTTCACCAAGCTACGGATGAACTGCACATGCTCCTTGTTTTTGTTGTTGATGAGGCGATTGTGCAGTTGGTAGCCGAACCGGTTGGCGTAGCGTTCGAAATAGAGCCGGTCGTGCTCGGTGAGCTTGTCGGCCGGATGCACGCACAACACGCCGATGATGTCGCCGTGGGGCGTGAAGGGAAGCTGGCTGATCAATTCGTGGTTGCCTTTGATGGGCAAAAAGAAATGATTTTCGGAGACCAGGGGTTTTTCGGGAAATATGGGCTCGGGCGACTCGGCCAGGGGCGAGGTCAGGCAACGGTAGGCACAGCGCTTGAGGATGCCGTCCTTGCTGTCCAGAAGATACAGGTCGCACTCGACATCGAAAAACATGCGCGGAATGAGCAGGCAGATGGCGTAGAGATCCTCCAATTCGGGGAACTCCTGGGCCAGATCGAAAAAGACGTTCAAGGAGATGCTTTGGTGCGAGGTAAAGCCGTAGGAATCGTAGTCGTCCATCTTGCGATGGATGCGCTTGGCCACGTTCTCGAGCCGGGCGCGTTCGATGATGAAGGCGTCCGTGGGCAGACCGGAAGGTGACTCCGGGGCCGACAGGGGCCGTTTGTCGTCCTCTGACATAGGCATCGCAAGTGCTCGTGTTCAGGTTGCCGATACCCGATCCTTACCCGTGAAAAGCGGCAAACACAAGACGCCTTGCGGGACGCCGGATGACAAAATGGCGCTCTCCCGAAACGTCAGGCGTCCAGGCCGATCTCCACCCGTCCGGGGGCAAAGCCTTTGAGTTGGGCCAGCATGGCCTTGATTCCGGCCGCGAGGATGCGTTCCACAAAGGGATTCATGGCCAGTGGAACGCCGCCTACGGTGACGCGCATGGCCTCGCGCACGGCCTGACAGTCAGCCGGGGTCGCCTTCCCGTCCACGATCCGGGCGGCCATGTCTGCACAGCAGGACTCTCCGCAGGCCCCGCAATCGAGGCCCGGCAGCAAAAACCCCCTGGACAGGGCCAGATCGGCCACTGCCTCCACGTCGCGCAGATGCGGCAGCCCTGGCGCGTCCACCTCGCCGAACGCGGCCAGGGCCAGTCCGGGCTGCAAGGCGGCGGCCTCGGAGGGATCGCGCAGCACCAGCACGCGGGGCAAAAAGGCCAGCTCCTTGCCGCCCTCGACCACCAGGACATCGGCCTCGAGCAGGGGCAGGACATCGTGCAAAAACCTCGGGCCGCTCCAGAAAACCGCGCACTCGGCCGGGGTGAAGGCGGCCACGGCCCGACAGTGGGCGGCCAGCCGGTCGGTATCCGTATCGGCCTTGTCCAGAGAGGGATTGTGGGTGAACTTGGCGGCGGACACGGCAAGCCCCCGGGCTTTGAGCGCCGCACAAAGTTCCAGAGCCAGTGAGGTTTTCCCGGATTTTTTATATCCGACGATCTGTATGGCTTTCATGGCATGGCTCCGTGTGACGCCTTTTTTGCAGGACATTGGGGATGTGGGGAGGGCATTTCAACAATGGTGTCGGTGATACGGCCGTTTTCCATGGCCAGCACGGCGTCGCTGATCTCGGTGAGCCAGTCGATGTCGTGGCTGACCACCACCAGGCTGGTTCCCAGGCGATCCCGGGCGTCCAGGGCGGCCTTGCGCACGAGGTCGGCGGAGACGGTGTCCAGGCTGGCCGTGGGTTCGTCGAGCAAAAGGACCGTGGGCTCGAAGGCCAGCCTGGAGGCCAGGGCCACGCGCTGGGCCTCGCCGCCTGAAAGCTCATGCCGGGCTCGGTCGGCGAAACGGGCCGGATCGAGGCCCACGGCGGCCAGGGCCTGGTCGGTTTTTTCCCGGATGTTCCCGGCCCCGCGCACCTTGAGGCCGTAGGCCACGTTGCCGCGCACGCTGCGACGCAGCAGATAGGGACTTTGGACCAGAAGCGTCACCCGCCGCCGCAGCTCCCTTTCCCGGCCAAGACTCGGTCGCCCCTGGAAAAACACCTCGCCTCCAGCCGGGCGGTCGAGAAAGGCCAGGATGCGCAACAGCGTGGTCTTGCCGCTGCCGTTGGGACCGGTGATCCCCACGATGGCCCCGGCGGGGATATCCAGGGTGGGAACATCCAGGACGACGCGGCCGCCATGGGTCTGGGTCACGTCTTGCAGATGATAGAGCGGCGCGTTCATTTTTCCGAGATTCTCCGGAAGGCGGACACGGCGATGTTGACGGCAAAGGCCACGACCATGAGCACCAGCCCCAGGGCGATGCCCATGGCGAATTCCCCCTTGGAGGTCTCCAGGGCGATGGCCGTGGTGATGGTGCGGGTGTGCCACTTGATGTTGCCGCCCACGATCATGGCGATGCCCACCTCGGAGACCACGCGGCCGAAGGCGGCCATGGCCGCGAGCATGATGCCGAAACGGGTTTCCCACAGGGTGGTCGCCACCACCTGCCAGGGGGACGCGCCCAGGGTCAGGAGGGTGGGCCTTAGCCGGGCGTCCAGATTTTCCACGGCCGAGGCGGTGAGCGCGACGATGATGGGCAGCCCCAGAATGGTCAGGCCGATGACCATGCCCGTCACGGAATATAAAAGGCCCATTTCGCCCAGGGGCCCGCGCCTGGAGATGAAGGCGTAGACCAAAAGGCCGATGACCACGGTGGGGAAGGACAGCATGCTGTCCACGAAGGTCCGGGCGGCGCGCTTGCCCGGGAACGTGGCATATCCGAGCAGGAACCCGGGCACGACGCCAAGCCCCAGGGACGCGGCGATGGCCAGAAGCGAGGTGATCGCCGTGACCTGTATGGCGGAAAAGGTCTGGGGATCGCCGGAGACAAGCAAGACAAGGGCCTGCCGCAACCCGTCAAGAATATACTCCACCCGCCCTCCTTCCGTCCGCCCGTCTGCTCACCCTTCCTGCCCCGCCATACCGGCCGCCCCGCCTGCCCTTCTTTCCCAGTCGTCCCGCGTCTCCGCCTGCCCTGCCCTTCCGGTCGTCTCCTCTGCCTTCGCTTGCCCCGCCCTTCCCCCCTCCCCTCTCCACTTTCCCCTTCCCATCCCCGCCGTTCCGGTAGTGGCCGGGGCGGCAAAGCCGCCACGGCCGCGACCGGGGACGGGGGGTCCGGGGGGACAGGCGTCCCCCCAGGCGGGGAACGGGGCGGCAGCCCCGCTGCAGCCGTCTACTTTTTGGCGTTGGGGGTAAACAGCTGTTTGCCGTCGGATTTGAAATCGGCGACGACCTGTTGTCCTTTGGGCGAGGCCAGCCAGTCGTTGAAGGCCTTGGCCAGATTGACCTTGGCATTTTTGCATTTCTCGGGATTGATGACAATGACGCTGTACTGGTTGAGCAGGGGCTTGTCGCCTTCGACGAGAACGGCCAGGGCCGGATCGCCCTTGGCCTCGTAGGTGAAAAAGGTGGCCCGGTCGGTGAGGGTATAACCGCTGCGTTCGGCGGCCATAACGATGGTGGCCATCATGCCTTGTCCGGCCTGAACGTACCAGGTTTCCTTGTCCGGCGCAGCCATGTCGGCGGCCTTCCACAGGGCGAGCTCCATCTTGTGGGTGCCGGAATCGTCGCCCCGGCTGATGAAGGGGGATTTGGCGGCGGCGATGGCCCTTAAGGCTTCGGAGGTGGTTTTGCCCTTGACCTTGGCCGGGTCGTTTTTGGGTCCGAGCAGGACGAAGTCGTTGAACATGACTTCGGTGCGGCCCAGGCCGTGTCCAGCCTCGACGAATTCCTTTTCGGCCTTGGGGGCATGGACCAACAGCACATCCACATCGCAGTTTTTCCCCAGTTCCAGGGCCTTGCCGGTCCCCACGGCGAGCCAGCGCAATTCGATGCCGGTGTCCTTTTTGAATGCCTGTTCCAGGACAGGCAAGAGCCCGGTGTTGTCGGTGCTGGTGGTGGTGGCCATCATGAGCACCTTTTCCTCGGCCTGGGCGGCGCCGATTCCGGCGCACAGGATCATGGCTGCGGCGATGAGGGTGGCGATGTGTTTCATGGCATTCTCCTCCTTAGGGTTTCGATTACATAATTTTTCGTGACACAAAAGAACGTTTTTCGCAACCTCCGTCCCTTTGGAACCCTGGGGATCAGGCAGGGCCTGTCCTGTCGCCTGTCCGGATTCGTTGTGATCCCGTCGAGGGACCGGGGAAAATATTATTTTCACTTTCGGGCTAAAGGAATCGGTGAAACCTCCGATGAGAGCAGCGGGCAAGGTGAAACTCAAAAATGTATGCATATCTAGTTTTGTGCAAATTATTTCACTCTTGTAACACAATGCACAACGAAACGCACATCGATATTTTCTGTATAAATCATCCCACATCCTCTTGAATCCTGACAATCCCTCTCTTTCTCAAAAAAAACATCATTATTTCCATTTTCCACCTAATGGGTTCCGAGAACCCGACGATAAGAGCTGCAACACAACGCAGGAAAAGGATCGGGACAAGGCCGAGTCCCGGTTGATTCTGAACCGGCGGCCAACCGAAGCAAAAAGGAGGGAGTTCACGGGGCAATCCACCGGTTCCAGGAAGGAACCGAACGGAGGCTGCCCGAGATTCTCGAAAATTCCTGGGAATGGAACCCCCCGTTCTCATAACCAACGCTGGATGCGATAAACTTTTCAAGGAGGAAAACCCATGTCTCTGGTTATCAATCACAACTTGATGGCGATGAATGCCACTCGGAACCTGAGCACCGCTTACGGAAACCTGGCAACATCCACCAGCCGCCTCTCCTCGGGGCTGCGTATTACGACCGCCGCCGATGATGCAGCCGGCCTTGCGGTTCGGGAACTCATGCGCGCCGACATCGCCGCCCTCAACCAGGGTGTGCGCAACGCCAACGACGCCATCTCCTTGATCCAGACCGCTGACGGCGCCCTGGGCGTCATCGATGAAAAGCTGATCCGCATGAAGGAATTGGCGGAACAGGCGGCCACGGGTACCTACACCTCGGACCAGCGTCTGATCATCGATTCGGAATACCAAGCCATGGCCTCGGAAATTACCCGAATCGCCAACGCCACGGACTTCAACGGCATCTATCTGCTCAACGGAAACCTCTCCAGCGAAACCCACGACGGGTCCGCCATGCAGGCCGCCGGCAAGCTCAAGGTCCACTTCGGCACCGCCAACGACAGCGCCGAGGACTACTATTACATCCAGATCGGCACCGCCACGGCCTCGGCCCTGGGCGTCGGCCTGGCCGCCAGCAACAGCATCTCCACCCAGGCCCTGGCCCAGGAGTCCCTGGTGACCCTCAAGAACGCCATTATCTCCAAGGACAAGATCCGCGCCAACCTGGGCGCCCTGCAGAACCGGCTGGAGAACACCATCACCAACCTGGAGATCCAGGCCGAGAACCTGCAAGCGGCCGAGTCCCAGATCTCCGATGTGGACGTGGCCACGGAAATGACCGAGTTCGTGCGCCAGCAGATCCTGACCCAGGCGGCGGTGGCCATGCTCTCCCAGGCCAACTCCCTGCCGCGTATGGCCCTGCAGCTCATGGGCTAGCCGCATACGCCCAGCCTCCCCGACAAATGAAGGCCGCCGCGCGAAAGCGCGGCGGCCTTTTCATGATACGAATGAACGTTGCGGAGGCGTCGCAAACCGGAAGGGACGGCTTTAACGCACTGACAAAACTTCCAAAAAACGACGCATGGCCGGAAAAACATGCCGCTTGGCGTGGTGCACC
Above is a genomic segment from Desulfolutivibrio sulfodismutans DSM 3696 containing:
- a CDS encoding motility protein A, translating into MDIATLLGLSTGLTLVLGAIFMGGSLLQFFDVPSLMIVVGGTLASICVTYPFEEVFQAFSAGMKIFASRKVKDGEVVNMMVRIAEISRREGLLALENIQTENAILKKACQLIADNADAGLIRETLRIEIGSMKRRHAVGESVFKSLAGFSPSYGMIGTLIGLIQMLARLDDPKSIGPAMAVAIITTFYGALLSTLFFLPVAGKLRSRTLNETLQLEIIFEGAKCILENNNPRLVYEKLSSFIAPRERRYERRG
- a CDS encoding purine-nucleoside phosphorylase — encoded protein: MQNPSDVKRASRHVASLLHAPEKNAVGMILGTGLGGLTDRLQHPVSVDYGDIPEFPRATVEGHRGRLVRGRLAGRDVFLLSGRFHLYEGYSPAMVCMGVRLLGEMGISRLIVSNAAGGLNPRFETGSLMAITDHVNLTGKSPLTGENHAPWGPRFPDMSRVYSPRLLDIARQCALSSSVRLEQGVYAGVTGPQMETPAETRMLRLLGADAVGMSTVLEVVAARHMGMEILGLSCITNVNLPDSMVETSLADVLAAAGKAEGRLSALVTAILGDPAF
- a CDS encoding PqqD family protein, with amino-acid sequence MGFFRKKRAAGEGGLSREEALSFVPVKNAAVRQETTETGKVRLTYPVTVRPAFSGMLRQFGVWDGKPSDKTIELDELGAATWDLADGVRSVRQVSEIFAGRYGLGAREAEISVASFFRELGRRGLVGFQAPETLRG
- a CDS encoding sensor histidine kinase, encoding MPMSEDDKRPLSAPESPSGLPTDAFIIERARLENVAKRIHRKMDDYDSYGFTSHQSISLNVFFDLAQEFPELEDLYAICLLIPRMFFDVECDLYLLDSKDGILKRCAYRCLTSPLAESPEPIFPEKPLVSENHFFLPIKGNHELISQLPFTPHGDIIGVLCVHPADKLTEHDRLYFERYANRFGYQLHNRLINNKNKEHVQFIRSLVKDIGHNVIVPNIYFKLYYKRLHSKIDLLDIYERKLERFLRKAGDRLGDLAEDGETLLKDIGYIRDGMADQYKQIFSHYMHTSLFLETLLRRSHFEEGRYVLDKRMCNFKTKVIDPQLERYRPRLLERGIEIDTSLGGVPDAEIEAVADVGLISQVYANLFSNVVKYAREVPDPGAGRTRKFMSYGWEVMRDFFGPGRDGIKLNVFSSGPPMDKEVAVRLFEEGYRADNAKGEYGTGHGLYFIREVVRLHGGIEGYEPTPHGNNFYFILPKEPEPPRPASTAIQSPPGGPGEHPGLPGGDDDGLEASLHTPTP
- a CDS encoding molybdopterin-guanine dinucleotide biosynthesis protein MobB yields the protein MKAIQIVGYKKSGKTSLALELCAALKARGLAVSAAKFTHNPSLDKADTDTDRLAAHCRAVAAFTPAECAVFWSGPRFLHDVLPLLEADVLVVEGGKELAFLPRVLVLRDPSEAAALQPGLALAAFGEVDAPGLPHLRDVEAVADLALSRGFLLPGLDCGACGESCCADMAARIVDGKATPADCQAVREAMRVTVGGVPLAMNPFVERILAAGIKAMLAQLKGFAPGRVEIGLDA
- a CDS encoding energy-coupling factor ABC transporter ATP-binding protein, with translation MNAPLYHLQDVTQTHGGRVVLDVPTLDIPAGAIVGITGPNGSGKTTLLRILAFLDRPAGGEVFFQGRPSLGRERELRRRVTLLVQSPYLLRRSVRGNVAYGLKVRGAGNIREKTDQALAAVGLDPARFADRARHELSGGEAQRVALASRLAFEPTVLLLDEPTASLDTVSADLVRKAALDARDRLGTSLVVVSHDIDWLTEISDAVLAMENGRITDTIVEMPSPHPQCPAKKASHGAMP
- a CDS encoding ABC transporter permease, coding for MEYILDGLRQALVLLVSGDPQTFSAIQVTAITSLLAIAASLGLGVVPGFLLGYATFPGKRAARTFVDSMLSFPTVVIGLLVYAFISRRGPLGEMGLLYSVTGMVIGLTILGLPIIVALTASAVENLDARLRPTLLTLGASPWQVVATTLWETRFGIMLAAMAAFGRVVSEVGIAMIVGGNIKWHTRTITTAIALETSKGEFAMGIALGLVLMVVAFAVNIAVSAFRRISEK
- a CDS encoding substrate-binding domain-containing protein translates to MKHIATLIAAAMILCAGIGAAQAEEKVLMMATTTSTDNTGLLPVLEQAFKKDTGIELRWLAVGTGKALELGKNCDVDVLLVHAPKAEKEFVEAGHGLGRTEVMFNDFVLLGPKNDPAKVKGKTTSEALRAIAAAKSPFISRGDDSGTHKMELALWKAADMAAPDKETWYVQAGQGMMATIVMAAERSGYTLTDRATFFTYEAKGDPALAVLVEGDKPLLNQYSVIVINPEKCKNAKVNLAKAFNDWLASPKGQQVVADFKSDGKQLFTPNAKK
- a CDS encoding flagellin N-terminal helical domain-containing protein; translated protein: MSLVINHNLMAMNATRNLSTAYGNLATSTSRLSSGLRITTAADDAAGLAVRELMRADIAALNQGVRNANDAISLIQTADGALGVIDEKLIRMKELAEQAATGTYTSDQRLIIDSEYQAMASEITRIANATDFNGIYLLNGNLSSETHDGSAMQAAGKLKVHFGTANDSAEDYYYIQIGTATASALGVGLAASNSISTQALAQESLVTLKNAIISKDKIRANLGALQNRLENTITNLEIQAENLQAAESQISDVDVATEMTEFVRQQILTQAAVAMLSQANSLPRMALQLMG